In a single window of the Ancylobacter polymorphus genome:
- a CDS encoding acyltransferase family protein encodes MKYRSEIDGLRAVAVVPVILFHAGFGAFSGGYVGVDVFFVISGYLITVILLSEIEAGTFSIARFYERRARRILPALSVVMLACLPFAWLWMIPDQLKEFGQSVTAVVFFVSNFLFWKEEGSYFAAAAELKPLLHTWSLAVEEQYYLFAPLTLAALWRFGRRRLFWMVVGVAVLSLLATEWGWRYAPRANFYLPQFRIWELLAGSICGFLATSHAPRASNGLSALGLGMILFAIFAFDEATPFPSLYALVPVVGAALVVLFAHKGTFVARVLSARVLVGLGLISYSAYLWHQPLFAFARIRSLVEPEPALMMALAVLSIGLAYLSWRYVEQPFRRRPVPLLPGRRELFRASAVVGGLFAVVGIYANVSKGIPSRLAGIEKGSHAEQLIASARRPTTDAHCDRGGAPNQVGPLCPIFQPANPRHRILIIGDSHAQATLPAFAGVGETDAVYWMGAPSCPPLIGVSVHGGLFELGVCEDLARRQLRAAEEGAFDIVVFVARWSMYHFGFRNKVLISLEGARRYPSQADAREAFAAALPETVRRYVERGVTVVLLDQIPEQAVLPQKVLEQAALLGLRGGFDGEALEQAIWESSSTVETDAERQAFSVGELQKVKGEKVWLLSFDEVFERDGRYVWGDRDGAFYSDRDHLSVHGSAFLRDSVTKAFAAITRPPQGAVTPGL; translated from the coding sequence ATGAAATATCGCAGCGAGATCGACGGCCTTCGGGCCGTCGCCGTCGTTCCTGTCATCCTGTTTCATGCCGGGTTCGGGGCTTTTTCCGGCGGTTATGTCGGGGTCGACGTTTTCTTCGTCATCAGCGGCTATCTCATTACCGTCATCCTACTCAGCGAGATCGAGGCCGGGACCTTCTCCATCGCCCGGTTCTATGAACGGCGGGCGCGGCGCATCCTGCCGGCGCTCAGCGTGGTGATGCTGGCCTGCCTGCCCTTCGCCTGGCTGTGGATGATCCCCGACCAGCTGAAAGAGTTCGGCCAGAGCGTCACGGCCGTGGTGTTCTTCGTCTCCAATTTCCTGTTCTGGAAGGAGGAAGGCAGCTATTTCGCCGCCGCTGCCGAGCTAAAGCCGCTGCTCCACACCTGGAGCCTGGCGGTGGAGGAGCAATATTATCTGTTCGCGCCGCTGACTCTGGCGGCGCTGTGGCGCTTCGGCCGGCGCCGTCTGTTCTGGATGGTGGTCGGGGTGGCGGTGCTCAGCCTGCTCGCCACCGAATGGGGCTGGCGCTACGCGCCGCGCGCCAATTTCTACCTGCCGCAATTCCGCATCTGGGAACTGCTCGCCGGCTCGATCTGCGGCTTTCTCGCGACCAGCCATGCGCCGCGTGCCAGCAATGGGCTGAGCGCGCTGGGGCTGGGGATGATCCTGTTCGCCATCTTTGCCTTTGACGAGGCGACGCCGTTTCCGAGCCTCTATGCGCTGGTGCCGGTGGTCGGGGCGGCGCTGGTGGTTCTGTTCGCGCACAAGGGCACTTTTGTGGCGCGGGTGCTGTCGGCGCGGGTGCTGGTGGGCCTCGGGCTGATCAGCTACAGCGCCTATCTCTGGCATCAGCCGCTTTTTGCCTTTGCGCGCATCCGCTCGCTGGTGGAGCCTGAGCCGGCGCTGATGATGGCGCTGGCGGTGCTCTCGATCGGGCTTGCCTATCTCAGCTGGCGCTATGTCGAGCAGCCCTTCCGCCGCCGCCCCGTGCCGCTGCTGCCGGGCCGGCGCGAACTCTTCCGCGCGAGCGCGGTCGTGGGGGGGCTGTTTGCCGTCGTCGGGATCTATGCGAATGTGTCCAAGGGCATTCCCTCCCGATTGGCCGGCATCGAGAAGGGGAGCCACGCGGAACAACTGATCGCTTCGGCCAGACGCCCTACAACCGACGCCCATTGCGATCGGGGCGGCGCCCCCAATCAGGTCGGGCCGCTCTGCCCGATCTTCCAGCCGGCCAATCCGCGCCACCGCATCCTCATCATCGGCGACAGCCATGCCCAGGCAACGCTGCCCGCCTTCGCCGGGGTGGGCGAGACCGACGCCGTCTACTGGATGGGCGCGCCGAGCTGTCCGCCGCTGATCGGCGTGTCGGTGCATGGCGGCCTGTTCGAGCTCGGCGTGTGCGAGGATCTCGCCCGGCGTCAACTGCGCGCGGCGGAGGAGGGCGCGTTCGATATCGTCGTGTTCGTGGCCCGGTGGTCGATGTACCATTTCGGCTTCAGGAACAAGGTGTTGATCTCGCTTGAGGGAGCCCGGCGCTACCCCTCGCAGGCCGACGCGCGGGAAGCCTTCGCCGCCGCACTGCCCGAGACGGTGCGGCGCTATGTCGAACGGGGCGTGACGGTGGTGCTGCTGGACCAGATTCCGGAACAGGCCGTGCTGCCGCAGAAGGTGCTGGAACAGGCGGCTCTACTCGGCCTGCGCGGCGGGTTCGACGGGGAAGCGCTTGAACAGGCGATCTGGGAGAGTTCGTCCACCGTCGAGACCGATGCGGAGCGACAGGCTTTCAGCGTTGGCGAGTTGCAGAAGGTAAAGGGCGAGAAGGTCTGGCTGCTGTCCTTCGATGAGGTTTTCGAGCGTGACGGGCGTTATGTCTGGGGGGATCGCGACGGCGCCTTCTATTCCGACCGCGACCATCTCTCAGTTCATGGCAGCGCGTTTCTGCGCGACAGCGTGACAAAGGCCTTCGCGGCGATCACGCGCCCACCGCAGGGGGCGGTGACGCCCGGATTGTGA
- a CDS encoding acyltransferase family protein: MKYRSEIDGLRAVAVVPVILFHAGFGAFSGGYVGVDVFFVISGYLITVILLSEIEAGTFSIARFYERRARRILPALSVVMLACLPFAWLWMIPDQLKEFGQSVTAVVFFVSNFLFWKEEGSYFAAAAELKPLLHTWSLAVEEQYYLFAPLTLAALWRFGRRRLFWMVVGVAVLSLLATEWGWRYAPRANFYLPQFRIWELLAGSICGFLATSHAPRASNGLSALGLGMILFAIFAFDEATPFPSLYALVPVVGAALVVLFAHKGTFVARVLSARVLVGLGLISYSAYLWHQPLFAFARIRSLVEPAPALMMALAVLSIGLAYLSWRYVEQPFRRRPVPLLPGRRELFRASAVVGGLFAVVGFAMSFSGGFPGRLAGVAPGSYADTLLASFRRSSLKLDCAPVPPGENRAPLCAVFTPEHPKLRILIIGDSHAGSILPAFAGVGRDNAVYQMALASCPPINRTTLHRAIFDIGVCEQASRDQLQAARDGHFDVVVLAARWSVYAGRERGRSFALGPEGDPFFPSLATSRATFSSHLAATVQDYRALGAAVVLIDQVPEHPVVPRKVIEQAVLLDLDHGSGPAQFEKAVEESSTTVEADGKLQGFATAELDKLRGEKVWVLSFDELFAHGGRYLWGDRNGAFYIDGDHLSPYGAALVEPAMTAAFTTIAEELKPSGSTPPLP, encoded by the coding sequence ATGAAGTACCGAAGTGAGATCGACGGCCTTCGGGCCGTCGCCGTCGTTCCTGTCATCCTGTTTCATGCCGGGTTCGGGGCTTTTTCCGGCGGTTATGTCGGGGTCGACGTCTTCTTCGTCATCAGCGGCTATCTCATTACCGTCATCCTGCTCAGCGAGATCGAGGCCGGGACCTTCTCCATCGCCCGGTTCTATGAACGGCGGGCGCGGCGCATTCTGCCGGCGCTCAGCGTGGTGATGCTGGCCTGTCTGCCCTTCGCCTGGCTGTGGATGATCCCCGACCAGCTGAAAGAGTTCGGCCAGAGCGTCACGGCCGTGGTGTTCTTCGTCTCCAATTTCCTGTTCTGGAAGGAGGAAGGCAGCTATTTCGCCGCTGCCGCCGAGCTAAAGCCGCTGCTCCACACCTGGAGCCTGGCGGTGGAGGAGCAATATTATCTGTTCGCGCCACTGACTCTGGCGGCGCTGTGGCGCTTCGGCCGGCGCCGGCTGTTCTGGATGGTGGTCGGGGTGGCGGTGCTCAGCCTGCTCGCCACCGAATGGGGCTGGCGCTACGCGCCGCGCGCCAATTTCTACCTGCCGCAATTCCGCATCTGGGAACTGCTCGCCGGCTCGATCTGCGGCTTTCTCGCCACCAGCCATGCGCCACGCGCCAGTAACGGGCTGAGCGCGCTGGGGCTGGGGATGATCCTGTTCGCCATCTTTGCCTTTGACGAGGCGACGCCGTTTCCCAGCCTCTATGCGCTGGTGCCGGTGGTCGGGGCGGCGCTGGTGGTGCTGTTCGCGCACAAGGGCACTTTCGTGGCGCGGGTGCTGTCGGCGCGGGTGCTGGTGGGCCTCGGGCTGATCAGCTACAGCGCCTATCTCTGGCACCAGCCGCTTTTCGCCTTTGCGCGCATCCGCTCGCTGGTGGAGCCGGCGCCAGCGCTGATGATGGCGCTGGCGGTGCTCTCGATAGGGCTTGCCTATCTCAGCTGGCGCTATGTCGAACAACCCTTCCGCCGCCGCCCCGTGCCGCTGCTGCCGGGCCGGCGCGAACTCTTCCGCGCGAGCGCGGTCGTGGGGGGGCTGTTTGCCGTCGTCGGCTTTGCAATGAGCTTTTCGGGCGGCTTTCCAGGCCGGCTCGCGGGCGTTGCGCCCGGCAGCTATGCCGACACGCTTCTGGCCTCGTTCCGCCGGTCGTCGCTCAAGCTCGACTGCGCCCCGGTGCCGCCGGGCGAGAACCGGGCGCCGCTCTGCGCCGTATTCACGCCCGAGCACCCGAAGCTGCGCATCCTCATCATCGGCGACAGCCATGCCGGTTCGATCCTGCCGGCCTTTGCCGGGGTCGGACGCGACAATGCGGTCTATCAGATGGCGCTGGCCAGCTGCCCGCCGATCAACCGCACCACGCTGCACCGGGCGATCTTCGACATCGGTGTGTGCGAGCAGGCCTCGCGCGACCAGTTGCAGGCCGCGCGCGACGGACACTTCGACGTGGTGGTGCTGGCCGCCCGCTGGTCGGTCTATGCCGGCCGCGAGCGCGGCCGCTCCTTCGCGCTTGGGCCTGAGGGTGACCCCTTCTTCCCCTCGCTCGCCACATCGCGCGCCACCTTCTCCAGCCATCTCGCGGCGACGGTGCAGGATTATCGCGCTCTCGGCGCCGCCGTGGTGCTCATCGACCAGGTGCCGGAACACCCGGTAGTGCCGCGCAAGGTGATCGAGCAGGCGGTCCTGCTCGATCTCGATCATGGCAGCGGTCCGGCACAGTTCGAGAAGGCGGTGGAGGAGAGTTCCACCACCGTGGAGGCGGATGGCAAGCTGCAAGGCTTCGCCACGGCGGAGCTGGACAAGCTGCGCGGAGAGAAGGTGTGGGTGCTCTCCTTCGATGAGCTCTTCGCCCATGGCGGGCGCTATCTCTGGGGCGACCGCAACGGGGCCTTCTATATCGACGGCGACCACCTCTCCCCCTATGGCGCGGCGCTGGTGGAACCGGCGATGACGGCGGCGTTCACCACGATCGCGGAGGAGCTGAAGCCCAGCGGGAGCACGCCGCCACTGCCGTAA
- a CDS encoding aldo/keto reductase, whose product MQYRPLGRTGLEVSTICLGTMTYGEQNTEAEGHAQMDYALDHGINFFDTAELYSIPPKPETQGSTERIIGSWFKARGNRDKVILATKVCGLSQMDWFRDDGVPARPTRGQIREAVEKSLARLQTDYIDLYQLHWPGRPVALFGANPTRWESAPGPETPIAETLDAFAELVKEGKIRHFGLSNESAWGTMKFLAEAERTGAPRVASLQNAYNLLNRTYETALAEVSLREDVALLAYSPLGQGYLTGKYQKGALPEGSRTALFQRAFRYQVPGAEEAIDDYLAIARDAGLDPSQMAIAFCLTREFMTSVIIGATTMEQLVTDIGAVDVTLSPEVLKRIDAVHQLRGNPCP is encoded by the coding sequence ATGCAGTATCGCCCGCTCGGCCGCACCGGCCTCGAGGTCTCCACGATCTGTCTCGGCACCATGACCTATGGCGAACAGAACACAGAGGCCGAAGGCCACGCGCAGATGGACTATGCGCTCGACCACGGCATCAATTTCTTTGACACCGCCGAACTCTATTCCATTCCGCCGAAGCCCGAGACGCAGGGCTCCACCGAGCGCATCATCGGCAGCTGGTTCAAGGCGCGCGGCAACCGCGACAAGGTGATCCTCGCCACCAAAGTGTGCGGCCTCTCGCAGATGGACTGGTTCCGCGACGATGGCGTTCCCGCGCGCCCGACGCGTGGCCAGATTCGCGAGGCGGTGGAAAAGAGCCTCGCGCGGCTGCAGACCGACTATATCGACCTCTATCAGCTGCACTGGCCGGGCCGGCCGGTGGCACTGTTCGGCGCCAACCCGACCCGCTGGGAGAGCGCGCCCGGGCCGGAGACCCCCATCGCCGAGACGCTCGACGCCTTCGCCGAACTGGTGAAGGAGGGAAAGATCCGCCATTTCGGCCTCTCCAATGAGAGCGCCTGGGGCACGATGAAGTTCCTCGCCGAGGCGGAGCGGACTGGGGCGCCGCGCGTCGCCTCGCTGCAGAACGCCTATAATCTCCTGAACCGTACTTATGAGACGGCGCTCGCCGAAGTGAGCCTGCGCGAGGATGTGGCGCTTCTCGCCTATTCCCCGCTCGGCCAGGGCTATCTCACCGGCAAGTACCAGAAGGGCGCGCTCCCCGAGGGCTCGCGCACCGCGCTGTTCCAGCGGGCTTTCCGCTATCAGGTGCCGGGGGCAGAGGAGGCGATCGACGACTATCTCGCCATCGCCCGCGACGCCGGGCTCGATCCCTCGCAGATGGCGATCGCCTTTTGCCTGACGCGGGAGTTCATGACCTCGGTCATCATCGGCGCGACGACGATGGAACAGCTCGTCACCGATATCGGGGCGGTCGACGTGACGCTCTCGCCCGAGGTGCTCAAGCGCATCGACGCCGTACATCAGCTTCGCGGCAATCCCTGCCCCTGA
- a CDS encoding septation protein A, whose protein sequence is MSDAPSGPATGTRLRTMHPLLKFALEMGPLVVFFIANGRGGIYVATGAFMVATFAALAVMWIIARKIAVMPLVSAGVVLVFGTLTLVLQDDHFIKMKPTLVNALFGIALLGGLWLRKPLLPYVLGDVFVLTDQGWRELTIRWGVFFLVMAVLNEIVWRNVSTDTWVAFKTFGYLPITLVFAMAQVPLMTRHAPPESTGEK, encoded by the coding sequence ATGAGCGATGCACCGTCCGGCCCCGCCACCGGCACCCGCCTGCGCACCATGCACCCGCTGCTGAAATTCGCGCTGGAAATGGGCCCGCTGGTGGTGTTCTTCATCGCCAATGGGAGGGGCGGCATTTATGTCGCCACCGGCGCCTTCATGGTCGCCACCTTCGCCGCTCTGGCGGTCATGTGGATCATTGCCCGCAAGATCGCGGTCATGCCGCTGGTCTCGGCCGGCGTGGTGCTGGTGTTCGGCACGCTCACCCTGGTGCTGCAGGACGACCATTTCATCAAGATGAAGCCGACGCTGGTGAACGCGCTGTTCGGCATCGCTCTGCTCGGCGGGCTGTGGCTGCGCAAACCGCTGCTGCCCTATGTGCTTGGCGATGTCTTCGTGCTCACCGACCAGGGCTGGCGCGAATTGACCATACGCTGGGGCGTGTTCTTCCTCGTCATGGCGGTGCTGAACGAAATCGTCTGGCGCAACGTCTCCACCGACACCTGGGTGGCGTTCAAGACCTTCGGCTATCTGCCGATCACCCTCGTCTTCGCCATGGCGCAGGTGCCGCTGATGACACGCCACGCCCCACCCGAGAGCACGGGCGAGAAATAG
- the ftsY gene encoding signal recognition particle-docking protein FtsY, whose product MTDMNDETTKARPGFWKRLTQGLTRTATGLSTGITDLFTKRKLDADTLEDLEDVLIRADLGMDTAARIAAAVGKGRYDKTIEPEEVRALVAAEIEAVLKPVAQPLAFAGETKPFILLMVGVNGSGKTTTIGKLASTLRAQGKKVVLAAGDTFRAAAIEQLKVWAERTGASLVSRPPGADAAGVAFDGLQQARAEGADVLIIDTAGRLQNRVELMDELEKIVRVIKKQDPTAPHAVVLTLDATVGQNALQQVDAFKRVAGVTGLVMTKLDGTARGGILVAIAAKHGLPIHLIGVGEGIDDLQPFAARDFARAIVGLED is encoded by the coding sequence ATGACCGACATGAACGACGAGACGACGAAGGCCCGCCCCGGATTCTGGAAGCGCCTGACCCAGGGGCTGACCCGGACCGCCACCGGTCTCTCCACCGGCATCACCGACCTGTTCACCAAGCGCAAGCTCGATGCCGACACGCTGGAAGACCTGGAGGACGTGCTGATCCGCGCCGATCTCGGCATGGACACGGCCGCCCGCATCGCCGCGGCCGTCGGCAAGGGGCGCTACGACAAGACCATCGAGCCCGAGGAGGTGCGCGCCCTCGTCGCCGCCGAGATCGAGGCGGTGCTGAAGCCGGTGGCGCAGCCGCTCGCCTTCGCCGGCGAGACCAAGCCGTTCATCCTGCTGATGGTCGGCGTCAACGGCTCGGGCAAGACCACGACCATCGGCAAGCTCGCCTCCACCCTGCGCGCGCAGGGCAAGAAGGTGGTGCTCGCCGCCGGCGACACGTTCCGGGCGGCGGCCATCGAGCAGTTGAAGGTGTGGGCGGAGCGCACCGGCGCCAGCCTCGTCTCCCGTCCGCCTGGCGCCGACGCCGCCGGCGTCGCCTTTGACGGGCTGCAGCAGGCCCGCGCGGAGGGCGCCGACGTGCTCATCATCGACACGGCCGGCCGGCTGCAGAACCGCGTCGAGCTGATGGACGAGCTGGAAAAGATCGTCCGCGTGATCAAGAAGCAGGACCCCACCGCGCCGCATGCGGTGGTGCTGACGCTCGATGCCACGGTGGGCCAGAACGCGCTGCAGCAGGTGGACGCGTTCAAGCGGGTGGCGGGCGTCACTGGCCTCGTCATGACCAAGCTGGACGGCACGGCGCGTGGGGGCATCCTGGTCGCCATCGCCGCCAAGCACGGCCTGCCGATCCATCTCATCGGCGTCGGCGAGGGCATTGACGACCTGCAACCCTTCGCGGCGCGCGATTTCGCCCGCGCCATCGTCGGACTGGAGGACTGA